The sequence below is a genomic window from Montipora capricornis isolate CH-2021 chromosome 14, ASM3666992v2, whole genome shotgun sequence.
TCGTGCCATTATCTCCCACCTGAAAATGGTTATCAAGAAGCTCAACGACTGATCAGGAAGAAGTTCGGTGATAATTACCACGTTGTAGCTGCATATGAAACCAAGGCATTGAATTTGCCCGATGTGAAAGTAGAGGATGGCCAAGCCCTAAGTCGATTTGCCATTTTCCTAATGAGGTGCAAGAATGCCATGGAGAGTAGTAGGAACCTAACCAAGCTTGAACAACCCGAAACCATTAAGAAGTTATCTCTGAAGTTGCCGTTCAGTTTAAGAGTAAGATGGCGGCGCTTGGTAGATGAAATCATGGAGGATCAAGGAAGGGCTATCCGGTTTAATGACCTCGCTGAGTTTGTCGACCATGAAGCTCGCGTAGCGACCAACCCTCTCTTCGGGAAGATTGTCGAAGACTCTAGGCCTAGACCCGATACACGTCGAGGTCTCTTG
It includes:
- the LOC138031765 gene encoding uncharacterized protein encodes the protein MLGLHQQQNALQQQQNKIVEMLAIQQKKSSLPQPRVPIFNGDPMEYEPFVRAFESIIESKTSSSSERLYYLEQFTSGDVRELVRSCHYLPPENGYQEAQRLIRKKFGDNYHVVAAYETKALNLPDVKVEDGQALSRFAIFLMRCKNAMESSRNLTKLEQPETIKKLSLKLPFSLRVRWRRLVDEIMEDQGRAIRFNDLAEFVDHEARVATNPLFGKIVEDSRPRPDTRRGLLNKGSHEKTKERRSFASHVNNCLTSPATRELPSSDLPTVEEVSCLYCNDHHALESCKSLRSRP